In Coffea eugenioides isolate CCC68of chromosome 4, Ceug_1.0, whole genome shotgun sequence, the genomic stretch TTTGTAAGGTCCAAATTAATATTGAACGGAATCGTTTGGCCCTTCGACAGCTTGCACTTCATCATCAAACCCCATTCGAGAATTGTTCAGTCTTAAACCAACTTGCATTTTCACAATGTCAAATTGATTGCTTTACTATTTTTATCCCAAGGAATGCGcgaaacaaaaaaataagaagaagaaagagttAACAATTATGGCTTTACTGgcctcttttttatttttctcaataaaaaatattaaagatTAATATTTTATACGCTGCTAGCAAAATTGGATAGACGTTGCAtggtaaaatttaaattttaagtAATGTTTATGTATCCAAATTCGCTATCGTCAACAACACTTGTAAGCGAGATTAATTATCGTCCCCAATTTTTACTCACCAATTTGTGGTACCAAGCCATGCTACATCAGCAGACGCGGTAGCAGAGCACCGGGGTCGTTGCCCGCCAGGTAAGCCGTCAAGCTCTGTTTAGACAGAACGGTGAGAGGGTTCGAGTCCGGCCAATAATTTTCTCCTCAATTGTTTCTTGGCAGGTTTATTATGGTAATTATCATCCATACTCCcactctatcctaatctaacTACAAGGAGACTCAATTAGACCTATGGGGAACCGACGGAGACAGAACCACCATCAGACCAGACGAATACACTACGTACccgtttgaatttttttgaagaacCACATAATGTGTGAATTTATTATGATACTCGAGCACGTGAATTTGAGTGAAATTAATGTGTCCTTAGGCCAAAAATATatagtagtaataataataataatagttaCTAACCAAATAGTAGTACGTGAGTAGATGCTAAGGATTTATAGCGAGATGTGTCTGGTATTAGCATTGAATTGGCTTGCATTTAGATTTTGGTGCTCAATGAAAGCTGATGTAGCGAACCTATCCACTTTTCCCTACAAAGCCTTCATTGATTAATCGAATTCATCCGAATGGCCGCTGGTATCATCACTTGCCGGGATTTTACCATTTGTAGTTGTTCTAGTCTtgtatagagagagagagagagagagagagagagggagagcccTTTGGCTTCCAAGTATTCTCCACAGACAGCTTCCACCAACCAAGAACAACTCTGTCCTGTAAAACGGACACAAAGATGAAGAAGCAAAGTCCAGTTGGTGAAAGGAAAAGAGAAGCGtattagtagtagtagtacttAAGTGCCTGCAACCGATTAACGTCGTGCCTGCcttcagaaaaaagaaaaagaaaggaaaaaaggaaaaaaatcagaaatggCAGAGGGAGGATAGAGATAAGCAGACAAAAACAGGGAAAAGGTCCACCAAGCCAGCCGGCAGTAGTAGTTGCCAAGACTAAGAGAGGAGGCGAAGGGCTCTAGTGGTCGTCGTAGTAGTAATAATAGTACGACTATGATGGCGCTGGCTGTGGAGGAGACTGATGAGGCATCATTTCATCACGCCGATGACCGATTTCCCAGTAACCAACCCAATAACATCCGAACAAGTATTCGGACCATCCCCTTTTTCTCGCTCCACGTGTCCCACCCCCTTCCTTCATTCATTTTACCGACGCCGTCACCCACCTCCCCTTCCAACTCGTTCTTTTCCGTCAACCGATAAAATCCCaaaacacttaaaaaaaaaaaaaaaagaagcccaATTTGCGTGCTTGCAATTTTTTTGCTTCCCCCGTTCCCGGTCATCTTTTCCTGCAATTTTTAACCTACTCCTACATCCGTTGCAAAGTCGTCAGCCTTAAAATAACGCCCCCCCCTCCCCGGTCATTAATTTCCGCCGGTCAACCTCTCTCTAAAACCTACAATAAGCCCTAAATAACCAAACCCCCTCTTTCtcctttccctctctctctctcgcacAGTCACGCACTTGTTCCCCTCCCTCTGACTCCTTcgcccacacacacacacacacacactctctctctctctccctctagATCGCTGCGAGATTTCGACCCCCGGCATGGAAGACGACGAAGAAACTCAGTCACATCCATCGGGAGGTACCGGATCTCCGGTGTCACCGCGTCCCAACGGCAGGATAACGGTGACGGTGGCTGCTGTTCCGCCTTCTCAGAACACGCTAACTCTGGCGTTACCCATACAACATCATCAGCAGCAGACGAGGCCTACTGGAAATAGTGGAGGTGGTGGGAGGGAGGATTGCTGGAGCGAAGGGGCCACCGGGGTGCTAATTGACGCCTGGGGAGAAAGGTATCTAGAGCTCAGCCGGGGGAATCTTAAGCAGAAGCACTGGAAGGATGTCGCCGATATCGTCAGCAGCCGCGAAGACTACACCAAAGCCCCTAAAACTGATATTCAGTGTAAGAACCGGATTGATACCGTCAAGAAGAAGTACAAGCTGGAGAAGGCCAAGATCGCCGCCGGTGGTGGCCCCAGTAAGTGGCCCTTCTTTGAGAGGCTTGATCAGCTTATTGGACCTTCTGCTAAGCTTAACTCCTCCGTACTGGCTTCCGGGGGTGGCGCGGGGGCAGGGCCGTCCTACTCCGGAAGCCAAAGGGTAGTTCCTATGGGAATCCCGATGGGAGTTAGATCAGCTCCTCAGCTGAGGCAGCAGCAAGAGAAATTTCCACAACAGCACCTTCAGAAGCAGAAGCAGCAGTTCCGGAAACGGCCTCCCCCTCCTCCTGCGGTGGATTCGGATGAGGAGTCCGAGCCCGATGGTTCGCCTGACTCGGCTGATGATTTTCCACCTGCAACGTACGAAAGGAAGAGGCCGAGGAATCAGCGGGAGCCGATGAATTTGGGAGGAGGAGTAAAGCCTGCTGGGCCTGGAACGAACAGGGGGAGAGAGGGAGGTGCAGATAAAGCAAGTGTTGTTGTGGGGAAGAATTGGGGGAATTCAGTGAGGGAGCTGACTCGAGCTATACTTAAATTTGGGGAAGCTTACGAGCAAGCTGAGAGCTCGAAGCTGCAGCAGCTGGTGGACATGGAAAAGCAGAGGATGAAGTTTGCCAAAGAGCTGGAATTGCAGAGAATGCAGTTCTTCATGAAAACGCAATTGGAGCTCTCACAGCTCAAGACCAGTAGTAGTAGGAGAGTTGGGAACAATAACCACCACCATCACAGCAGTAATAACATCAATGCCACCACCCACACTAACAACCACCATAGTGATAGCAGTAACTAGAAGAATATATAACTTAGATTTACTCAAGTTAGATTGGGTTGAATCTCCGGGTGAAGCACCCATGTTGTTGAATAGAAATTTGTGTCTGTATCAAGGCAATTGCTAGTTTCCATCctcatttctttctttcctctgtGTAACCAGTTTCAAGAATTCACTCTATGATACAGCACAATGCTCCATTACACAAGTTATTAAATGCCCAACTGAAGATTCATCAATCGCTTTTCTTTCCTGCATTTGCCAGctcaaaaaaaatgcatttcGTGTTTCTGAACGGTCATTGCAATGAACATATGGGGTAAATTAGAAAAAACATTCTGTCGATCTTTTCTTTTAACATATGAGAGATTAGCCTTCTTAGCAACTAGTTCAATCATGCCAGATGTATACAGTTAGGAAGGCCGCCTCCGGTAACATTTGCAAGTTCATCTAACCTGGGACTAGAACTACTCATTGCAACAGATGGGCTTTTATCCAGTACATACCTTTCTTCCCTGCTAGGGGAAGCTATTCATATCCGTGACTCTCACATTCTTCAACTCGAGTACTAGTTGTACAACCTCTGCGAGCGCATCTTAGAAGTCCATAGTTTCTTCCCAAAGCAATGGTTCAGCAGTCCTCATTTCGATGGAAAAGCTTTTTACTAAAATGGTTCAGCAGTCCTCTGCGAGCACATCTTAGAAGCGAGTATCCCGGCAGCTCCTTGACCATGCTCAATCATCTATTGAAACTCGGACTCATCAGAAGAAGCTTTGCAAAGGGAGCAGCTCCGGCGGCAATGAGGGTCACTCGTCATGCTGGCAGCATCAAAAGATGATCTTGATTCAGAAACATCAATGAAAAATTAATTCTTTCAGGGCATCcatcttttttccttctctatCTCAGGAAGCCTCTGCTTCAAACTTTTATTGAGATCATCTTGCGATAAACTATGAAGCTTCTTTCAACAAGTTTGGAACAATATTCCACGACCTCCACTCATTTCATATGAGGAAGTTGGCCCCTTTGTTGATttaattgtgtgataaaatagCTACAGCTTTTAAAGAGGTACATCAGCTCAATAGAGGAAGTTAAATCAAGCAGAGGCAAGAACAAGGCATCATTCCAGTACTGGATTTTCAAGTGATGTCATCAACAATCTCTGCAAGCCATGAACAGCTTCTGAATGTACGTACTCAAACCAAACCCCTGGAAAGCTGTAAGTTTTGTCCATCAATCACCTGCAATTTGCAAACATGGAAAATTGGGCGAGTTGAAGCACATACTCGCAATCAAAATTGGCCTATGTTAACTACCATATCCTAGTGCTGTAGAAGTGCGGGGCAGTCTGGTGTTACAAGTTAACGCTTAAAATAAACCTCTCTGGGTTGGGTTCCAGAATCCTACTTAATGTGTGGACATGTAAAATTATGCTTTATAAGCAAGAGAAAAGCACTTAGACTTATGCTGTGACGTTATGCTTAATATGGTTTGTGCCTAAGCCATAAAGATGTACATCAGACTCTAAATTCTGAAGGTATCCCAAAAGAAGCGCAGTAATACTAAAAGATCAACACCATCTACAACAGAGGAAGATCAATAGGGAAAAGAGCTCTTCAGACGAATTTAGCACTTATTTAATCTACCAAATACTCCAATGCAAATCAACTAGAAACTAGAAATCAGAAACCAGCAAGGGATTGATACGTTTCTATTGTGTTTAGTTTATCTGCTAAGATTGATAACAAAGGAACCAGTACATCAGTGATTGCGAGGATTCATATGCTTTTTTTGTTCCTTAAGTTACGTGGAGATACTAGAGAAATTAGGAAAAAGCAGCTAAAGATAACATGTTCGCATTACCAAAACCAACCATCAAACCCAAACCACAGTAGAAGTACAAGGAGTCCACGAGCAATTCAAGATCTCTCTAACTTCCTCTATCCAATTTTCAGCTTAACGGGAAAAGAACTCCATCTTTGGACTGTCATCTAATATGTCAAGCCAAGAATCTAATTATCATTTCTTGAAGCTCCAAAGCCACCTTAAGCCACTGCTTTAGATAAAATTCAGCAATTCTATGACATTTTGATGTAAGGCACAAAGTTAGAAACAGGTCTTCTTTATTCTAGTTCGCATAATACACCAAATTTCAGACTAATTCGTCCCAAAATTATGTCAAATGGCCTGtgcaattttaatttttttttttaaagtgcaATCTTCATCTAAGAGTGGGGCCACAAAAaaaggagaaggagaagaagactCATCGCATTGATACACTGGGGGGAAAGTAAATTCAAAGATGTAAAGACAAAGTAGTGACACAGTACATCAGGAATCTTTAAGATTTaccaaaggaagaaaagaaggcCCTAAAAAAAGGTACTTCTTCCCTGGAAATCAGGGCTAGAATTACTAATAAGGTAGTACAGTGGTAGGCATATCAAGTAATGTCTCCCACAGTTCAGCAAGGATAATTCCAATCCTTTGACAAGCCAAAACATTACTAGTTGACTTATGATATGCACTCATCATTTATTTTAATCCCCTTTTGGAATATTTCAAATGGTGTAAAGCATTTCTTTTACCTGTTTCTAGAAGAGACTTCATGCATTAATCAAGGTATAGAGTTTGTGACAAGAACTCCTAACAGCTTCACTGAATTTGAGGTTGTAAAGTTTAAAAAACTgaattggaaaccaatcaatGGAAATTAATCAAATGATAATGAAGTATACTGCTTCTTTAATGGTGCAAAAAGTCAAATGAGGTCAACATGATGaggaaataaaaacaaataataataggaATTTCAAATCTTTAATCGTCTAAAAAGATATCAAATCTGTCTGAGTTGGTGATCTCCACAGTTCACCAGAGCAACAATCCATGTATGATACTCAGGAAAGGAACACCCAACACAAACTTCGGTGAGTAGATATCACCAAACACAAAAACAATGGAGAAAAGCATAACGACCAATTAGTACAAATCATAATTTGCATGCCGACTCATTGAATGACATAATTGGAGAAAAGTTCAACATCCAACTTGCTGCAGAAAAAGTTCATGACTTAAACCTTTAACCAATGCCCTTAGCCTTATTTACATCCCACACTATTCTTACTGTTATCTAACACCAAAAGCCGTGTAAGCAACAAAAAATAAGTAACCTATCAAAAAGAACTGCGATCTTGAATAAGCAAGTCGTTTTATTGATGAAACTTTTTTGTTCGATAGATATATTGA encodes the following:
- the LOC113767955 gene encoding trihelix transcription factor ASIL2, with translation MEDDEETQSHPSGGTGSPVSPRPNGRITVTVAAVPPSQNTLTLALPIQHHQQQTRPTGNSGGGGREDCWSEGATGVLIDAWGERYLELSRGNLKQKHWKDVADIVSSREDYTKAPKTDIQCKNRIDTVKKKYKLEKAKIAAGGGPSKWPFFERLDQLIGPSAKLNSSVLASGGGAGAGPSYSGSQRVVPMGIPMGVRSAPQLRQQQEKFPQQHLQKQKQQFRKRPPPPPAVDSDEESEPDGSPDSADDFPPATYERKRPRNQREPMNLGGGVKPAGPGTNRGREGGADKASVVVGKNWGNSVRELTRAILKFGEAYEQAESSKLQQLVDMEKQRMKFAKELELQRMQFFMKTQLELSQLKTSSSRRVGNNNHHHHSSNNINATTHTNNHHSDSSN